GAGGAGCCCGAGCAGCAGGACTATCCGCGCCCCGAGGACTTCCCCGAGTTCCACAAGCGGTTCGGCCCGCGCGGGGTCATCCACTCCTGGGCGGGCAAGGACGGCACCCAGCGCATCGAGGACACCGGCCCGCTGACCCGCAAGCGGATGGAGACCGTCGACGAGGAGTTCCTCGCCGCCGCGAGCACCTTCATCCGTGACAAGGCCGCCGCCGAGCAGCCGTTCTTCGTCTGGTTCAACTCCACGCACATGCATTTCCGCACGCACGTCAAGCCGGAGAGCCGGGGCCAGGCCGGGCGGTGGCAGTCCGATTACCACGACACGATGATCGACCACGACAAGCTGGTCGGTGACCTGCTCAGGCTGCTCGACGAGCTGGGCATCGCCGACGACACGATCGTGGTCTACTCCACCGACAACGGGCCGCACATGAACACCTGGCCGGACGCCGGGATGACGCCGTTCCGCGGAGAGAAGAACTCGAACTGGGAGGGCGCCTACCGGGTGCCCGCGGTGGTGCGCTGGCCGGGGCGGATCGCGCCGGGGACGGTGCTGAACGACATCATGAGCCACGCCGACTGGTTCCCGACGCTGCTCGCCGCCGCCGGGGTGCCGGACATCTCCGGCGCGCTCAGGGCCGGCGCCGACCTCGACGGCACCCGCTTCCACGTGCACCTCGACGGCCACGACCAGCTCGGCTACCTCACCGGGGAGTCGGCGAGCAGCGCCCGGCAGCACTTCTTCTACGTCTCCGACGACGGGGACCTGACCGCTGTCCGCTACGGCAACTGGAAGCTGGTCTTCCTGGAGCAGCGGGCCGCCGGCACCCTGCGGGTGTGGGCCGAGCCCTTCACCGAGCTGCGCGTACCGAAAATCTTCAATCTGCGGACCGATCCCTATGAGCGGGCCGACACCACCTCGAACACCTATTACGACTGGCTGCTCGACCACGCCTGGCTGGCCGTGCCGATGCAGGCGTTCGTCTTCGACATGTTGCAGAGCTTCGTCGAGTTCCCGCGCCGGCAGAAGCCGGCGAGTTTCAGCCTGGAACAGGTGCTGGCCAAACTCCAGGCCGGGATCCCGAGCGCGTGACGGCCGCGGCCACCCCGGCGGCCGGCGCCCTGCCGGACGCCGACCTGAAGTGGATCCCCGGGGGCACCTTCCGGATGGGCTCCGACGAGCACTATCCCGAGGAGGCGCCGGCCCGCGAGGTCGAGGTCGGCGCGGTCTGGATGGGCCGGACCACGGTGACGAACGCCGCCTTCGCCGCGTTCGTCGCCGCGACCGGCTACCTGACCGTCGCCGAACGGCCGCTGGACCCGGCCGACTTCCCGGGCGCCCCGGCGGAGAACCTGGTGCCCGGCTCGATGGTGTTCGTCGGTACGCCCGGCCCGGTCGACCTGCGGCACCTGAGCCAGTGGTGGCGCTGGGTGCCGGGCGCGTCCTGGCGGGCGCCGGAGGGACCGGGCAGCACCGTGGACGGGCGTGCCGACCATCCGGTGGTGCAGGTCGCGTACGAGGACGCCGAGGCGTACGCGGCGTGGGCCGGTCTCGCGCTGCCGACCGAGGCGCAGTGGGAGCACGCGGCCCGGGGCGGGCTCGACGGCGCCACCTACACCTGGGGGAACCGCCCGGAGACGGCCGGCCGG
Above is a genomic segment from Actinoplanes ianthinogenes containing:
- a CDS encoding arylsulfatase codes for the protein MPGERPNILVVWGDDIGISNLSCYSDGLMGYRTPNIDRIAEEGARFTDYYGEQSCTAGRAAFICGQNPIRTGLTKVGMPGATVGIQPEDPTIATALKAHGYATGQFGKNHLGDRDEHLPTVHGFDEFFGNLYHLNAEEEPEQQDYPRPEDFPEFHKRFGPRGVIHSWAGKDGTQRIEDTGPLTRKRMETVDEEFLAAASTFIRDKAAAEQPFFVWFNSTHMHFRTHVKPESRGQAGRWQSDYHDTMIDHDKLVGDLLRLLDELGIADDTIVVYSTDNGPHMNTWPDAGMTPFRGEKNSNWEGAYRVPAVVRWPGRIAPGTVLNDIMSHADWFPTLLAAAGVPDISGALRAGADLDGTRFHVHLDGHDQLGYLTGESASSARQHFFYVSDDGDLTAVRYGNWKLVFLEQRAAGTLRVWAEPFTELRVPKIFNLRTDPYERADTTSNTYYDWLLDHAWLAVPMQAFVFDMLQSFVEFPRRQKPASFSLEQVLAKLQAGIPSA
- a CDS encoding SUMF1/EgtB/PvdO family nonheme iron enzyme, whose product is MTAAATPAAGALPDADLKWIPGGTFRMGSDEHYPEEAPAREVEVGAVWMGRTTVTNAAFAAFVAATGYLTVAERPLDPADFPGAPAENLVPGSMVFVGTPGPVDLRHLSQWWRWVPGASWRAPEGPGSTVDGRADHPVVQVAYEDAEAYAAWAGLALPTEAQWEHAARGGLDGATYTWGNRPETAGRRQANYWHGDFPWRAESGYGRTAPVGSFPPNGYGLADMAGNVWEWTQDWYTEDRWAGLSSCCLPRDPRGGRPEQSYDPAQPQIRVPRRVIKGGSFLCADSYCLRYRPAARRPHMVDTGMSHLGFRCVAPPVPAA